A window of Acidobacteriota bacterium contains these coding sequences:
- a CDS encoding ADOP family duplicated permease, with amino-acid sequence MPPPRSWRRLLRASCCTQDRDFLMADLEDEFEQVRQSRGEAAARRWYRSQALRSLWPCLKRRIQIGRRQRQASRRGRPLSGGIMLSSFLADIRLALRNIGRYPGFSSAILLTLALGIAANASVFSVVNSVLLRPLPYRIPEQLVFVWDGLDWIGVPRAWVMPAELDDLRNGTSLFEGFAALRTGGVRLTGDGEQPRRVTAGVTSDNLFTLLGVQAHIGRTFVPGEDLPGAEPLVVLQHHLWQSRYGGGEVLGRRLEIDGEPYTVIGVLPPDFRFLVHSSLGSPAGADLWVTHQTDLSQVPRGNHNMAVLGRIKDGVSLPQARKDLEALGRQADETYFGGQGFTYKAVPLHGDLVSGVRESLWMLLAAVGFVLLIATANIATLLLAKAQRKQREFAVRQALGAGRWRLFSQVLAEGLTLGVVGSLAGLLLSLAGVPLLKWMAPAGLPLRQSISVDASVWLFGLALGLVTGLLCGLSALPQWRPAQLGEALSQGGRGSSWAPSRLRSLLVTAEVALAVMLLAGASLLLRSFQALSSADGGFRAGGILTFSLERPQPEPDFLRRLQDRLAGLPQVKATGAADSLPLRGSTNQTSVAPTDRPQERVLIDIMRATPGYFRTMGIELLRGRGFTWQDDAESATVVVIDESLAQLFWPGQDPLGQTLGDESPARVVGVVRHARLYSLERDDRPQVYLPLAQRPTEGMNVVLLASGDPARLTGPIRALIDEMDPSQPIYNLSTMQGVMDRSLAENRFAASLISAFALAALALASLGIYGVLSFLVGQRTREIGLRMALGSQRKGVLTLILRQGISMTLLGLVVGAAGSLLLGRLLSSHLYEVSPADPWSIGAGTLLLLLVAALACLLPALRAASLDPVRALRCE; translated from the coding sequence ATGCCTCCACCGCGGTCGTGGCGCAGACTGCTGCGGGCGTCCTGCTGCACGCAGGACCGCGACTTTCTGATGGCCGACCTGGAGGACGAGTTCGAGCAGGTGCGGCAGAGCAGGGGCGAGGCGGCGGCCCGCCGCTGGTACCGTTCCCAGGCACTGCGCTCCCTGTGGCCCTGCCTCAAGCGCCGAATTCAGATCGGCCGCCGCCAACGACAAGCCTCTCGCCGGGGGCGTCCGCTGTCCGGAGGAATCATGCTCAGTTCGTTTCTTGCCGATATCCGCCTGGCTCTGCGCAACATCGGACGCTATCCTGGATTCTCGTCCGCCATATTGCTGACGCTGGCGCTGGGAATCGCCGCCAACGCCTCGGTCTTCAGCGTGGTGAATTCGGTGCTGCTTCGTCCGCTGCCCTATCGGATCCCCGAGCAGTTGGTTTTCGTGTGGGACGGGTTGGACTGGATCGGCGTCCCCCGGGCTTGGGTCATGCCGGCCGAGCTCGACGATCTGCGAAATGGAACCTCGCTCTTCGAAGGCTTCGCCGCGCTGCGTACGGGCGGCGTACGGCTGACCGGCGATGGAGAGCAACCGCGGCGGGTGACAGCCGGTGTCACCTCCGACAACCTTTTCACCTTGCTGGGCGTGCAAGCCCACATCGGACGCACCTTCGTTCCTGGAGAGGACCTTCCCGGCGCCGAGCCGCTGGTGGTCTTGCAGCACCACCTGTGGCAGAGCCGTTACGGGGGCGGGGAGGTCTTAGGACGCCGGCTGGAGATCGACGGCGAGCCCTACACCGTCATCGGAGTCCTGCCGCCCGATTTCCGCTTCCTGGTGCATTCCTCTCTGGGCTCTCCCGCTGGAGCCGATCTGTGGGTCACTCACCAGACCGATCTCAGCCAGGTACCTCGCGGCAACCACAATATGGCGGTGCTGGGACGCATCAAGGACGGCGTCTCTCTGCCGCAGGCCCGTAAGGACCTCGAGGCGCTGGGACGTCAGGCGGACGAGACCTATTTCGGCGGCCAGGGATTCACTTACAAGGCAGTCCCGCTGCATGGCGACCTGGTGTCGGGAGTGCGCGAGTCGCTGTGGATGCTGTTGGCGGCCGTGGGCTTCGTGCTGCTCATCGCCACCGCCAACATCGCCACCCTGCTGCTGGCCAAAGCCCAGCGCAAGCAGCGCGAGTTCGCTGTCCGCCAGGCGCTGGGCGCGGGGCGCTGGCGCCTCTTTTCCCAGGTTCTTGCCGAGGGTCTGACCCTGGGCGTGGTGGGGAGTCTTGCGGGCCTGCTTCTGTCGCTGGCGGGGGTGCCCTTGCTCAAGTGGATGGCGCCTGCCGGCCTGCCCCTGCGCCAGAGCATTTCCGTGGACGCTTCGGTATGGCTTTTCGGCCTCGCGCTGGGCCTCGTAACCGGTCTCCTCTGCGGACTCTCGGCTCTTCCTCAATGGCGCCCGGCGCAACTGGGAGAGGCGCTCAGCCAGGGCGGACGCGGCAGTTCCTGGGCACCTTCGCGCCTGCGTTCGCTGCTGGTGACGGCCGAAGTGGCCCTGGCCGTCATGCTGCTGGCCGGAGCCAGCCTGCTGCTGCGCAGCTTTCAGGCTCTCTCCAGCGCCGACGGCGGATTCCGCGCCGGCGGAATCCTCACCTTCAGCCTCGAGCGTCCGCAGCCCGAGCCCGACTTCCTGCGCCGGCTGCAGGACCGTCTGGCCGGGCTGCCTCAGGTGAAAGCCACGGGGGCGGCCGACTCGCTGCCGCTCAGGGGAAGCACCAATCAGACCTCGGTGGCGCCCACCGACCGTCCCCAGGAGCGCGTGCTGATCGACATCATGCGGGCTACCCCGGGCTATTTCAGGACCATGGGCATCGAACTGCTGCGGGGACGCGGGTTCACCTGGCAGGACGACGCCGAGTCCGCCACGGTGGTGGTGATCGACGAGAGTCTGGCCCAGCTTTTCTGGCCCGGCCAAGATCCCCTGGGGCAAACCCTGGGCGACGAGAGTCCCGCCCGCGTGGTGGGAGTGGTGCGCCATGCCCGCCTCTACAGCCTGGAGCGCGACGACCGTCCCCAGGTTTACCTGCCCTTGGCCCAGCGTCCCACCGAAGGCATGAACGTGGTCCTGCTCGCCAGCGGCGATCCCGCCCGGTTGACGGGTCCGATTCGCGCTCTCATCGACGAGATGGACCCCAGCCAGCCCATCTACAACCTGTCCACCATGCAGGGAGTCATGGACCGCTCCCTGGCCGAGAACCGTTTTGCCGCCTCGCTGATTTCGGCCTTTGCCTTGGCCGCCCTGGCCCTGGCCTCGCTGGGAATCTACGGCGTCCTCTCGTTTCTGGTGGGACAGCGAACCCGTGAGATCGGCTTGCGCATGGCCCTGGGCTCGCAGCGTAAAGGCGTATTGACGCTCATCTTGCGCCAAGGCATTTCCATGACCTTGCTGGGACTGGTCGTGGGGGCGGCCGGCTCCCTGCTGCTGGGGCGTCTCCTCTCCTCCCACCTCTATGAGGTTTCCCCCGCCGACCCCTGGTCCATCGGCGCGGGCACGCTCCTGCTCCTGCTGGTCGCGGCTTTGGCCTGTCTCCTCCCAGCCCTGCGCGCCGCCTCCTTGGACCCCGTCCGGGCCCTGCGCTGCGAGTGA
- a CDS encoding PadR family transcriptional regulator — protein MSKGRHLAEFEMYIMLALARLGDEAYGVSIRQEIEERTGRPVSIGAVYATLGRLEEKGMVSHRVSEPLPVQGGRSRKYFDLTPPGRAALQHSTEMLVRMMRGVDLAPSPQGSPGEGS, from the coding sequence ATGTCGAAAGGGCGGCATCTGGCCGAGTTCGAAATGTACATCATGTTGGCTCTGGCTCGGCTGGGGGATGAGGCCTACGGGGTTTCTATCCGCCAGGAGATCGAAGAGCGCACGGGTCGGCCGGTTTCCATCGGGGCCGTTTACGCCACCTTGGGACGGCTTGAAGAGAAGGGAATGGTCAGCCATCGGGTGTCCGAACCGCTGCCGGTGCAAGGCGGACGCTCCCGCAAGTACTTCGATCTGACCCCGCCGGGACGCGCCGCACTGCAACATTCCACCGAGATGCTGGTGCGCATGATGCGGGGCGTCGACCTGGCGCCCTCGCCCCAGGGATCGCCGGGGGAGGGGAGCTGA
- a CDS encoding efflux RND transporter periplasmic adaptor subunit: protein MTSRRLFGRLALFSALLMIAFAAASFISSAQAADRSPVGYTEAISHPVQGSVTLPGSVVSRTVSTVASEVGGLVVEMPVREGDRVKQGDVLIALRQRSLRLQLAASQATLKEEEAHRRFAELNYQRMQGLFEDAVISRQELDDAKYQLDARVGRVERLHAEIERLMDDLERTVTRAPFDGIVIEKHAELGEWVSEGGDIVQLLSMDTLEVQVDVPERYYGHLQRRARAEVRLETSPDVRLQAPIAVVIPRAHPQARTFPIRLRLPANERRLAVGMVVQVTLPLGDSQQAVMVPKDAVLTDASDPRIFILTEDDRVRPVSVEMGRGKGQWIEVRGQIVPGDRVVTRGNERLRPGQEVEPSLREYPLP from the coding sequence ATGACGTCCCGCCGGCTTTTCGGGCGGTTGGCCCTGTTTTCAGCGCTGCTGATGATAGCCTTTGCCGCCGCCAGCTTCATCTCATCGGCTCAGGCCGCCGACCGCAGTCCGGTCGGCTACACCGAGGCGATTTCTCACCCGGTGCAGGGATCGGTGACTCTGCCCGGCTCGGTGGTTTCGCGCACCGTCAGCACCGTGGCTTCTGAAGTGGGCGGACTGGTGGTGGAGATGCCGGTGCGTGAGGGCGACCGGGTCAAGCAAGGCGATGTGCTGATCGCCCTGCGCCAACGCAGTCTGCGCCTGCAGTTGGCGGCTTCCCAAGCCACTCTGAAGGAGGAAGAAGCTCACCGCCGCTTCGCCGAGCTGAACTACCAGCGCATGCAGGGATTGTTCGAGGACGCCGTCATCAGCAGGCAGGAGCTGGACGACGCCAAGTACCAACTGGACGCCCGGGTAGGACGCGTGGAGCGCCTGCACGCCGAGATCGAGCGGCTGATGGACGACCTGGAGCGTACGGTCACCCGCGCACCCTTCGACGGCATCGTGATCGAGAAACACGCCGAGTTGGGGGAATGGGTGTCGGAGGGCGGCGACATCGTGCAACTGCTTTCGATGGACACCCTGGAAGTGCAGGTGGACGTCCCCGAGCGCTACTACGGCCACTTGCAGCGCCGCGCCAGGGCGGAAGTGCGGCTGGAAACATCTCCCGACGTCCGCTTGCAGGCTCCCATCGCCGTGGTCATTCCCCGCGCCCATCCCCAGGCCCGCACCTTCCCCATCCGGCTGCGCTTGCCCGCCAACGAGCGGCGTCTGGCGGTGGGAATGGTGGTGCAGGTGACCCTGCCTCTGGGCGACAGCCAGCAAGCCGTGATGGTGCCCAAGGACGCCGTCCTCACCGACGCTTCCGACCCGCGCATATTCATCCTTACCGAGGACGACCGGGTGCGTCCGGTCAGCGTCGAAATGGGACGCGGCAAGGGGCAGTGGATCGAGGTGCGGGGCCAGATCGTCCCCGGCGACCGGGTGGTGACCCGCGGCAACGAACGGCTTCGTCCGGGCCAGGAGGTCGAACCGTCCCTGCGCGAGTATCCCCTTCCCTGA